From the genome of Opisthocomus hoazin isolate bOpiHoa1 chromosome 4, bOpiHoa1.hap1, whole genome shotgun sequence:
tttgtttttagtcaagcctcttggtcattgttatgactctcagtgctgcacagagaattaaaaagatcacttTCCCCTATTCCGGCTGAGCGGCACGGTACACAGACTTACGATAAGGAAGCAAGCACCAATCATGACAGCTTTCATTTTTACGTCGAGGTCCATGGGGAACGTGATTCCAAAGTTATCTGCATCTGTGAAGGCTTCTTTCACAATCCCAGACCACTGCTTAGAAATCCTCCCAACAGTAGCAGTGTTGTCCACAGACTTCACCTAGTTTAATGtcaaatttaaaaatcaacatCAAAACTGTCATTCATAATATTCCAAAATCCTTTTCATGATAGCTCCATTTGAAAGCTTCAGATTGAATTATCTGAATTAATGCAGTCATTGAATGCAACTCTTTGTACCAAAAGGCAACCCTGACTACCAGAAGGTTAGTCTTAAGTAGCACAGACATGAACTTCATTCTAAATCTGACTGCAGAGTTCAACGCTTTAATGGTGTTGGAAGACAGCTACcacatgcgtgcacacacactCTGCTGGAAGTGCTGTCTTTTAGCCAAGAGAGTGAATTAGTTTCCCCTGCTTTTACTCACTTGAGTAATGTGCTAGTTTCACATTACTCAAgtgaaaattaaacaaattacGTTCTTCTGCTCCAAAGCAGAGATTAGCCCTTTGCCAACATTATGTTCCCTTAAGTTAGATCCAGTCTTCAGGGTCATGTGTAAGACTAGCCCCCAAAATAAAATCATACTAAATTTGCGTTAGCAACTATTTGCAATAttgcattttaatattaaatggTAGACTAGTGTATCTACTACTTAATGTGTACAAAAATAATGATGCACTAATCATTACTATTTTTAAGTGAAAGCTGTAACACTTCTGTCATTCAAATCTATATTTTAGAGCTAAAATATCTTGATTTATTTGGTCATTGAAtgattattaaattattaaatgagTGGTTGTAGGAAGTCATTTTAATAAATACTCAATACAACTAAgaataacatttttttgttaAGGCCTAATATAAAagattcaaaaatattttgctgctaaATATTTCGATTAAGAGATTTGTGTGCAGACACAGGGAATCAGTCTCACTGATCACTGATGACTGGCTTTAACACATCATTTCTGGAAGTTTGTCTGGATTATCTAGAGCAATCCAGGTATCTAGAGAAGTGAGTTGATTATACTAGCATTAAAAATTATGTATTAATTACTTAATATATATTACAGTTCAGTTGACATATAATAAGTCGAGCAACAAACTACTATCAAAAAGAAGACACATACAAACAATTTTTAGCATTGCATACCTCAAAATTAATGTCCTCACAACAGCTGCAGACAACACACGGGCCATCAATTTTCAGTATATCCATTCTCTTCTCATTTTGAATGGTGAATTTTGGCAGGCAGGCATGCCAGTTCTGGACAACGTAACCAACTGGTGTTCCTGGAGGTGCCTGAACTTCCAGCTTCACATGAAAAAGAAAGCCTCCACATGAATGTTCATGCTTTGCTACGCTTGCTAGACAAAACCCACACTAGCATGCAAACCAAACACGTCTTATTTTTCCACAACAATCTGGCTTTCCAATGCATGAAGCTCCCTGGGATTTTCTGTGAATGTTTCCTGAAAGCTGCACACAAATTGCAGACCTCATTTGCAACTTTTGCCTTCACTGAAAACAATGAGATACTCCTGAGGCTGTGGAGCACACAAGCTATGCATCCACAGTACAAAGATCAAAGCCTAGAGAAAGAAAGGCTGTGAGCATCCTGAAAGCATTCAGCAAAGACATTACAGGATGCAGCTACTACCAGTCTCTCAGCAAGAGCTCTCAGTAGGCTCAGATTTGAGGTTTCAGAAGTTGCATCACccataattattttaatattaaaaaagctCATCATCTCATGCGTTGAATTTCACTGTAGCTTTCACAGCAAACTGAAAGCTCTAGCTGTTATTTTACGGAAGCCATTGCCTAACTCTTACATTGTAAGCCCGTCTCCAGCGCAGATTTCAACACTAGCCACAAGTTCCCTGACATGATGTTGAATCAAATTTTTCATTACCGTAACCAGAAGTGGCCAGGGTGAATCTAAGTGTTGCATTACACTTGCTTCTTCCCAGACCAAGGACCCCATGCACAAATTCCACAGATCTCTCTCCCCACCACTTACAAACAAAAACCCGACTTGTTTCACCTCGCCTCCTGATTCAAGACAACCCCATCTTAAAACTGCACCGGTGGACCACGTCCCACGTGAAGGAAGATGGCAAGAGAGAGCAACTCACTTCCTGcaagcagcagggaaagcagcacGAAGAACACCGGAGGGGTCTCTGCAGTGTTATCACCTCGTGGCCCAGGTTGTCTATAATGCGGAGGGTGAAGGGTCGTGATGGCCCACAGCAATTCCTGGTACAGCAGTCAGTGTCCTCTGCTGCGAAGTACACCCTTTGCCCCAGAGAATTCTTGATTTcatatttgttgtttgtttcaaAGCCAgtcaaaactgaaaaacaggaacagCACTGTTAAATCTCTGAGGTGCATCTGGCCAGGAAAGTCACCATGCTAACTCTAAAGCTACCCTTTGGGAAGGCAGGCCTTGCTCaaagtctgccggaggcaactaCTGGCAAagagaagcagtggggaaggACCCTTGAGCAGAGCAGCCTGACAGAGAAGTTCAAAGAGGAGAAGCCACCATGAACACGGCAAAGCAGAAAGAGCACGGAGATGTCCATCAGTCCCCTTCCACCAGATATGGACACCTACTGCCAGAGCAAGCACCACAATTACAAACAACACAGCATGGAAGATTCCCAGGGAAGAGCTGAAGGGGTGAGAATTAAAGCAACTTATGAACTGGAGGGTGAAGCAAGAAAAGGGCTCTAGAGAGCACAAATACTTTCAGAATGAGAAGGCCACGTAAAAGGCCTTGCAGTCAAGATTCAAAGCAgcacaaacagaaaaccagagcCAGGACAGAAAGTTTGATTAACTTCTCTAACAAATGAAAGTACTCTTTGAAGCAttatggaaagaaaatgcagCGGCATTAGGTGTCAGCCGAGATGGATGGtccattttatatttttgtatttgaaagaCACTGATAATGTGACTTTGACATTCTTAAAGTGAATGGAatgaggggagcagagggaaagcagTTCAATTCACTAAAACAGCAGAATTGCCTGGAAACGGGATCAGAGCCGCATGCCACTATGGAATCAGATGGAGtaagaaaggacagaaaagaagaTCTTTAAGTgcagaagagaagcaagtagAGATCATGTGAATGAGTAACATAAGAAATATGTGACTTCAGCTGTAACTAGCTACCAAGATTATTCAGTCACATGGCTATGTATCTTTTAAGATAGAGAACCTGCTCAAAATCCACTGCTCTcctatcttctccttcctctcctccacaACTTCTGCAGGAATTGAGACAGATAACAGAGGCAGGAAAGAGAAAGGTGGTGATCCACCTTAAATATACAGCATCAAAGAAAGTCTAAATTTTACCATTCTTGGGGATATTAGATTTACACATTTCTCTGATATAAATACTTTTCACTTACTCTCAAGAAGTTCAATTTGCTGATGAATTAATATCTGGTCAATCTGTTTGTGGttgaaaaattaaacagaataaaTAGTTAACAAGTTGTAACTAAGAGAAATGTAGTTTTAAGAAGCATTGCTGTTTCATTTCAGAATGCAGCTTTATGGATCAATACATTGTCTAGAGGCAGATCATCTAGCAGTAAAGCTGTGGAAGCAGCTGATGTCCCCCTGTCCTGTCCTCTGTCAAATTAGCAGAACAGTGTTTCGGAGCAGCGGAGCAGATGGCAGCAGTTGTACCCAAGCTGGTCTGGTGACAAGCACGCCGGGCTAGTGTGTCTGCGCTCCTTTCAGGACTCGGGGTAGCTCAGCTACAGAGCCTGACAGAACCTTTGACACCACGTATCCCAGATGCCTACATCAGGAGTCCgtacagaaaaaagcagaagactgAGAAATTTCAGAGCGGAAACTCAGCTACTGCTCAGCTCTGGGTGAAACTCAGGAAAAATCAGCCTCTCCTCactggtactttttttttttctattttttaagcaATTTGCAAAACCGGCAACAATACATCTGTGTTAAGCCTTGATGTTTTCTCCCAGTACAAGGACGTATTCAATAATGTGGAATCAATTCTTATTTTGCTGTTAGCATTCTCTGTGTTGTGAAGTCTGACTAGCACCTCTCCTAACAACATTATGAAGAGGTGTGAAGAAAGCATCATGCAGAAAATTAAGCACCTCTAATGTGCTACACGTTGCccatattatatatatttattatatacaCCTTGCCAAATCACATTACATCTCAAAAACAGTAGCTTCAGAAACGGGAAGGATGTATGATAGCCCTGTGCCCCCCTGTTCCTTTAGCCTCTCACTTGGTGGGAGAGCACTCCGTGAAGTGGTGGAGCCATAACAGGCACCTCCACACTCAAACATGCATCAACCACATTAATAAAGGCCTCACTTAGCAGCCCAAAACAGCAACCTATGCAGCTGCAACAATACCAgatgcttttctttgctttttcatggATGCAAGCTGTTTCTCGGGTGAATACCTGTtctctggggaaggaggaagggtgcAGGTACCTGTGTGAGGTATTCCAGTCCGGGAGGGcagctgggaagaggaggagggatgggCATCCAGATTGTCCCCTCCTTCATGATGGGCTGATTCTGGATGGGTGGAGCAGCAAGTCCAGCCGGGATTCCCATGGTGTGTGGCTGGAAGCCATAGCTCCCCACACCCACGCCAGCTGGTGTGGTAGGAAAGATGCAGTTATTGAACTTAGATGTTGGAAAAGAATTGCCCCATGGATCTTCGAAAGATTAATTTCTTCTCTATTTTGAACTATGAAGATCCTTCTACCTACAATATATTTCAGTTACAAATACTACCACTCTCTCGAGGGAAGTTACACTGGATTGGGGTGTTCTAATCCCTCCcggcaaaagcaaacaaaataaataaatgcactgTTCTTGAATATAGCAGAAAATGTATTCACATAAAGACAGGCaattaaaaaattagaaataaacaAATGAAGGTTATTTCTAAGTAGAGAAGACAGTATAACAAAATACATGAAGAGTATTGGCATTTACAAGTCATCAGTTGAACAAATGAGGAATTGTAAGACAAAGTTTTACTAGAATTATACCTTCTACTTATGTGATAGGAAATGTCCTTTCAGCAAAGCTCATCTGCAGTTTTCAAAGCAGGTAACTGTGATCCAAAAACTGCACTTTCCCGTTGGTTTAATGGATTCCCTTTCAAAATTCAGGAAATAACTCCTTCATGGAGGAGGTGTGTAGCAAAGAAGGAATTTTGTGAATGTCAGGTAAGTCTTCTCCAGTTAGCACTCAATAGGAAACACAAGCTCTTGTGGAGCACTCTAGGGTCTCAAGGCTCAGCACCCCACCAGACGGCACACACAGCACTGCCTTAGTGTTCACCACCCACCCACGCCCCGCGCTGTGCCCAGAGCCCTGTCTCCACCGGGTACCATCCTGCAGGAACATGGCCTGTGCTACAGAGATGCTTTATGACATGTAGCTGAAGCGGCTGAAGTTGCTATTGAAAGTTACAGAACAAGAACTATATTTTTCCCCTGATTTAATACTTTCCTGATAGGCAGATGAGGCCTTCAATCTGATGCAGaggaattttgtattttattcagaAGCAAGCACAACGCACAAGTGACAAAGAATATTTTTGTAGAGCTGTACAAAGACGAGTAGTTCAAGAGGTGTTGACCACAGACTTATCTTTAGCCCAAATCAGTTCAGCACCAGCACTTCACACAGTACAAAAGACGGGCTGTACCCTGAGAAAGCTCACACTGTGGCCATAAGCAGGGCAGAACCTCAGGTGATGTCAACAGCTGTGGCTTAACACTCACAGGTGGCAGGATCACTGACCCCAGAGAAGGACCCACCCTTATGGCGTAcaaaattctttttctctctgagcACATGCTTTGCACACAAACTATCTGTGGTGGTGCAGCCACCTGGGCCACTCTGAGACATCAGGATAAGCTCCATTGCGCTGTTATCTTGGATACAAGTACAGTGCTTTGGGCGTTGGGCACTCCCTGGCCACAGCTAGGCCACCCGCTGCTTGAACGACACAGCAGGATAAGCCATGCCTGCTTCAGCAAGAGCTCCTTGGTCATGCTGTTATCTTGGCCGTGCTGTTAACTTGGTCCAAGcgcagcagcctggagctggggtGGCCAGGTACCCCCTGGCCTCACCCAGGCCATCCGCTGCCTGAAGAGTCTACCAGGGCAACTCAGCACGAACTGTGGCTGGAATGGAGAGCACTGACCAAAGCCAACCATCTCACAATCCTATAAACAGCGATCCAAAGGTGAGACCCATTGAGCTTTCTGGGACTCCCCGCCACGCGCTGTGTGACCCAGCATCACCCCCTGTGCTGGGATGCCTCCCAGGGCAGATTTTGTGTGGCTTGAAAGATCGTCCGCCAACAGTTTCACGAGGACCCAAAAGCCTGATGTCACGAGGTTCACTGACCCTCTGTTCATGAATGCTGGCACATAAAAGCAAGTAATCCATGAAACTCACAAAAAGGGAGATTTTAATCGTAGGttaacctctgtgtgtgtgtgcaatttggttcagaaccatttgCCTGTCTGCGTGAATGTGATCCAGAATTATTTGTGTGCCCATACACGTGATTTGATTTAACCTTCATCTCTGTGTGCAACTCTGCTGTAAGTTTTGGGTGACCCCTTGCCATTCTCAGATCTTTAACTAAGTCACTATTTTGACTGTAACAAATTCtattgaatcactctgttaaactggctgatgattaagtgctGTTAATAATTATACGACCTAATCTTGTGATCTATCTCAAATATATTAATAAATCTGAAAATGCTGCTAAAATGAAGCAGTGTAACAAAATCCTATTCGTAACTATCTACTGCAATCGTGTGTAAGTGTGTGCACATACAATTAatcaaaaatttaaaatgttccCTGACCTTCATGGCACAGGTAGCACGTGCCCATTCCTTGCTGAAGGCTAAATGTGTTTGCAGACCTCAGATTGCCTTCCCACAACATGCCCAAGCTTTAACTGATGAACAGTACAGTAACTTAGGCCAAACTTCTTATGTTTTATCTGTAACCTATGCTTTAAACCTGATTGTTAGATATCGTTCATTGCGATTTGTTAATTCAGAAAGCCATTAGTTGCCAGCACATGAGAAGCTATTTATGAGTGCTGCATTTTGAATGTGGAAcagaaaatga
Proteins encoded in this window:
- the LOC104338760 gene encoding phospholipid scramblase 1 isoform X1; the protein is MLFFRTFISRSTAMQAYKPAPVPGFSNANYVPENQVPQQALGTYQAGVGVGSYGFQPHTMGIPAGLAAPPIQNQPIMKEGTIWMPIPPPLPSCPPGLEYLTQIDQILIHQQIELLEILTGFETNNKYEIKNSLGQRVYFAAEDTDCCTRNCCGPSRPFTLRIIDNLGHEVITLQRPLRCSSCCFPCCLQELEVQAPPGTPVGYVVQNWHACLPKFTIQNEKRMDILKIDGPCVVCSCCEDINFEVKSVDNTATVGRISKQWSGIVKEAFTDADNFGITFPMDLDVKMKAVMIGACFLIDFMFFEHAGDKQQRTGVWQ
- the LOC104338760 gene encoding phospholipid scramblase 1 isoform X2, translating into MQAYKPAPVPGFSNANYVPENQVPQQALGTYQAGVGVGSYGFQPHTMGIPAGLAAPPIQNQPIMKEGTIWMPIPPPLPSCPPGLEYLTQIDQILIHQQIELLEILTGFETNNKYEIKNSLGQRVYFAAEDTDCCTRNCCGPSRPFTLRIIDNLGHEVITLQRPLRCSSCCFPCCLQELEVQAPPGTPVGYVVQNWHACLPKFTIQNEKRMDILKIDGPCVVCSCCEDINFEVKSVDNTATVGRISKQWSGIVKEAFTDADNFGITFPMDLDVKMKAVMIGACFLIDFMFFEHAGDKQQRTGVWQ